A region of the Bacillota bacterium genome:
GCAAACCCAAAGTCCTGCTGGCGGACGAGCCCACTACTGCGCTGGACGTCACGGTTCAAGCTCAAGTGCTTGAGCTCGTGCGCGAGATCAACGAGACTGCAGGGACGGCCGTCGCGCTTGTAACTCACGACCTCGCTCTCGCTGCCGAATTCTGTCACGAGGTGGCGGTCATGTACGCGGGCCAGATCGTGGAGCAGGGACCCACCGAAGCGGTCTTGGAGGACCCGATGCACCCCTACACTCGGGGGCTCCTTCGTTCTATTCCGCGCATGGGCGAGAGGAAACGGCTGACTCCGATTATGGGCGAGGTCCCTGACCTTGCCTGCCTCGGGCCGGGTTGCGGTTTCGCACCCCGTTGCGACCTGCGTCGGCCATGCTGCGACACGTTCGAGCCCGGGCCGGTGTCGGTTGACTTGCATCGTACCGTCCGGTGTCACGCCTACAGCGACTAGGGCCTGCGCTCGGCAGGGTCCGCCTCCAATGCAATTGCCCTCTCGACTCCTAAGTTGGCGCGGGTAGACCTCGCTCGTGTGGACATGGCGAACGACGCGCCTCTTCATGCGAATAATCCGCGTCCGCCAGCGAATCATAAGAGCATGGAACACGTTCCCAGAACGTTGGATGGGAGGGGACGAGATGCGTGTTCTCATGCTCTCGTGGGAGTATCCGCCGAGGATAGTCGGGGGGATCGCTCGACACGTTCAAGATCTCTCCAGGGCCTTCGCGCGGCGGGGCGTGCGTGTCGACGTTGTCACCCTGGCTTGCGACGGCGCTGAAGAGATGGAAGACGATTCCGGCGTCAAGGTTTTCAGGGTGCCGTTCGGTGGCCCGTCGCCCCCGGATTTCGTGACCTGGGTCATGCAAATGAACCTAAGCCTCCTGGAGCGCGCCATTCCCCAGGCGGCTCAAGGGGCCGACCTCATACATGCCCACGATTGGGTCACAGCCTACGCTGCGAAGACGCTCAAGCACGCGTTCAGGCTCCCGCTCGTCGCCACCATTCATGCCACGGAGTACGGTCGGAACTGGGGGCTTCACAACGATCTGCAGCGATACATCAGCAGCGTCGAATGGTGGCTGGGCTTCGAGGCATGGCGCGTCATATGCTGCAGCGAATACATGCGCGGCGAGCTTGCGTGGGTTTTTCAGTTCCCAGCGGACAAGGTACGCGTGATCCCGAACGGCGTAGATCCGTCGAGGTTCGAAGTGCCCGAAGGAGAGGACCTTGTGTCGTTCAGGTCGCGATGGGCGGCGCCAGACGAAAAGATCGTCTTCTTCATCGGCCGACTCGTCCACGAGAAGGGCGTTCACGTCCTGATCGAGGCTTTCGCGAAGGTCCTCGCGTATTACGACAAAGCCAAGCTGGTCATAGCGGGAAAGGGGCCGGCCGATTCGTATCTCAGGCACCTCGCTCAGTCGCTCGGGATCTACCATCGAATCTACTTTGCGGGTTTCGTGGATGACGAAACGCGCAACCGTCTTTACAAGTGCGCTGACGTCGCGGTAGTCCCGAGTCTCTATGAACCCTTTGGCATCACAGCGCTCGAAGGCATGGCGTGTGGCGTGCCGGTGGTCGTGTCAGACACGGGCGGGCTCGGCGAGGTCGTGACTCATGGGATCACCGGCATGAAAGCGTGGGTATCGAACCCCGGTTCTCTTGCGGACAACATCCTGACCCTCCTCGGAGACGACAGGGTCCGTGAGCGAATTCGCGAGGCGGCCGGTCGCGACGTCCGGGAGAGGTTCAACTGGGACGTAATAGCCGAGAGCACCGAGGCGGTTTACGACGAAGTGCTGACTGCCTATCGCTCCAGTCCATGGGCGGTAGCGGGTCCGCGCTGGTTCGCGCAAACCGCCGAGGCGTCACGGGGCTACTCGCGCTATGGGGTGCCAGAGAACGCACGCTGAGCTCCATGTGAGCGATGGTCGTTCTCTCGCGTCTCTCACTAGTTGTCTGGTCGCTGGCGACCGCAAGCTGTACGGAGTGCTCAAGACTCTGCACGGTCTGGAGGTTCGGGCAATATGAAAGCCGTGGTGATGGCGGGCGGAAAGGGCACACGCCTTCGTCCGCTAACGTGCGACAAGCCCAAGCCCATGGTTCCCGTGGTGGGCAGGCCCATTCTCGAGCACATCGTGAGGCTCCTCCGCAGGCACGGTTTCACTGACATCTACGCGACTCTTCACTACATGCCCGAGGTGATCCAAGACTACTTTGGTACCGGTGAGTCCTTTGGGGTCACAATGCGCTACTCGGTGGAGGAGACACCTCTGGGAACGGCTGGGAGCGTCAAGGCGTGTGAGGAGCACCTCGACTCGACGTTCCTAGTTATCAGCGGAGACGCCCTCACCGACTTCGACCTCGCGCAGGCGCTTGATTTTCACAAGTCAAAAGGCGCTATAGCTACTATCGTCCTCGCTCGAGTGCCGACCCCCCTGGAGTACGGCGTGGTGATCACCGACGACGATGGGCGCATAGCGCGCTTTCTTGAGAAGCCCAGCTGGAGCGAGGTGTTCAGCGATACGGTAAACACCGGCATCTACGTGCTCGAGCCCGAGGTGCTGGGCTTCGTGGACTTCGGACGTGAATTCGACTTCTCCAAGAACCTCTTCCCACTCATCCTCAGGAGGAGGCTCCCCCTCTTCGGGTACATAGCGAGCGGTTACTGGAGCGACATCGGGACCATAGAGCAGTACCGTCAGACCCACTACGACATCTTGGAAGGCCGGGCAAAGGTGGACATGCCTGGCGAGGAAGTGGAGAGGGGGGTGTACATCGGAGAGGGGGCGGAGATCCACCCGAACGCGCGGCTCATTCCGCCCGTGGTGATCGGGGATCGTTGCCGCGTGAAGCGTAATGCGGAGGTGGGGGACGGCACGGTCATCGGCGAACAGAACCTCCTCAACGAGGGGGCATCGGTGAAGAGGAGCATAATCTGGAACAACTCTTACGTGGGGAAGGAGACCGAGCTACGAGGCGCCATAGTGTGTTCCAGGGCGAGCATCAAGACGAAGACCGCCATCTTCGAGGGGTCGGTGGTCGGGGCGGATTGCTCCATCGGGGAACGGAGCGTCATCAAGCCGGGCGTGAAGATATGGCCGAACAAGATCATCGATGCCGGCACCACGATAACTACGAGCCTTGTCTGGGGCGCGAAGTGGTCCAGGAGACTCTTCGGGTCGTACGGCGTATCCGGTCTCCTCAACGTGGAACTCACCCCTGAGTTCGCGGCGAAGCTGGGTGCGGCGTACGGCGCGTGTCTCGGCGAGAAGCGGGCGATTGTGGTGAGCTCCGATGCGTACAAGCCTTCGCGCATGTTGAAGCGAGCGATCACCGCCGGCCTTCTATCGAGCGGCACCAACGTGTACGACATCGGACGAATGACCACTCCCGTCACCCGCCATGCCGTGGCCGCCCTGGGTGTCGCGGGCGGCCTTCACGTGAGGCTTTCCCCTTACGACCCGAACATCGGGCTCGTCGAGTTCCTGGACGAACGAGGCCTCAACGTTGATAGATCCATGGAACGCAAGATCGAAAACGCTTTCTTCAGCGAGGATTTCAGGCGTGTGGACGCCGAGGACATAGGAGAGGTCGCCTTCCTCACGAGGGTCGTCGAGCAGTACCTGGACGGCCTCCTCAAAGCTGTGTCCGTGGCGACCGTGCGCGCCCGTCGCTTCAAGGTGATCGTGGATTTCGATCCGGGGAACCTGTCCCTCCTCCTCCCGACCCTTCTGGACGCTCTCGGGTGCGAAGTGCTCGCATTGAACCCCAACGACGGCGGCACGGCCAAGCCCAGGAACCACTACGAGATGCTCGATTCTCTCTCCCTGCTATCGAAGGCTGTCGTCGCAAACCGGGCTGACCTCGGCATAGCCGTGGATGCCAACGCTGAGCGGCTCCTGCTCGTGGACGAGCAAGGCAACGGTGTCTCGGAGGAGATGTTTTGCGCGCTCATGTCCCTTCTCATCCTCAAGTCCAAGGAAGGCGCAACCGTGGCCGTGCCTGTGACCGCGCCCAAGATCATAGAGGAGATGGCGCGGAACTACCGCGGCCGTGTGATTCGTACGCGGACCAATCCACGGTCGGTCATGGAGAGGGTGATCGAGGAGAAGATACTCATCGGAGAAAGGGAGCTGCCGGGGTTCCACCCCGCCTTCGACGCGCTCTTGTCCCTCGCCAAGATTCTCGAGGTCATGGCAACGGAAAACGCCCGCCTTTCGTCGTTGCTCTCTCTGGTGCCCAGGTTCTACATGAGCAAGAGGACGGTGGAGTGCCCCTGGGAAGACAAGGGCAAAGTCATGCGCATGCTCATCGAGCAGGTGCGAAACGAGAAGGTGGAACTGATCGACGGAATCAAGGTGTACCACGATACCGGCTGGGCGCTGGTACTCCCTGATTCCGAGGAGCCCCTTTTCCATGTTTACAGCGAGGCCTCCACCCCCGCGGACGCCGAGACGCTGCGAGAGATGTACATGGCCAAGATCGACGAGATCAGAGCCACGTGACGGCGGATTACGGATCACGCTCTCGCTGCGGCCGCTCGCACCGAAGCCCCAGTTCATCCTGAGGCGGCCGCGATTGGCGTAGCCGCCCGTGCGCCGCCCGCATACACCCGGTAATCGATGTGAGGGAAGATGTTATCCCGGCACTCGATCTCGGCGAGCCAGGGTTCGTCGATGGTCCCGCCGTGGATGTCATGGTAGAGCTTGGTGAACCGCCATACGTGCTCTTTCGTCCTCCGCTGAGCGTAAGACACCATCGTGCCTGTCTTCATGATGAACGCCCAGTCGCTGCTTTGCGCCAGAAGGAGCTCCCGCGCTGCCTGATTCAGGGCGCGACGAACGAGCCCGTCTGCGTCGGGAAATGTGCGGGCCAGCTCAACCATTCTTTCGGCCGCTTTGTGCAAGTGCCGGTATATCCAATCGTTGGACCCTTCCAGCCACACCTCGTTGTAGCCCTTGTATCCCCAGCTCGAGAGGGACGGGGTTGACACCTGGTTGCGCTTGTAGATGTCGAGGTAGTCCCCAGGGGTTATGAGCGCGATGGTGTTCTGGTCGTACGCAATCTTTCTTATGAGAAAATCGAGCCATTCGGGACCCTCGAACCACCAGTGGCCGAAGAGTTCGGCGTCGTACGGTGCCACGACTATCGGATTGCGGTCCATGACCGAGGCGAGGTACTCTATCTGCTTCTCCCTGTTGAACATGAAGTTGCCTGCGTGAATCGCAGCTTTCTCCAGAGCCCGTTGGCGGTTGTACGGCTCCTTGTCGTGGGTCTTTCCGGTGATCCTATAGTATTTTATCCCGGTGTTGATCCTCGCGCCGCTAGGGTGCACGTACGGGCGGATATACTCGTAATCGAGATCGTACCCGATGTCCCTGTAGAATTCGCGGTAATCATAGTCGCCAGGGTAGCCTTCGCGCGCGCTCCACACTTGCTTGGACGATTCCATGTCCCGACCGAACGCAGCCACGCCGGACTCGCAATACACGGGGGCGAACACGCCGTACCTGGGCCTTGGCGAGGCGAAGAGGACGCCGTGGGCATCGGTGACGAAGTACCTGATGCCGTGTTCTTTCAGGAACCTGTCGTCCCCAGGGTTGTACCCGCACTCGGGAAGCCAGAAGCCCACCGGCCTCCGACCGAAGGTCCGCTCGTGGAAGTCAATGGCGACGTTGATCTGGCCTCGCACGGCTTCCCGGCAGACCTCCATGAGCGGCAGGTACCCGTGGGTGGCCCCGGAAGTGACTATCTCCAGCCGCCCCATGGCCTCGAGCTCCTTGAACGCCGTGAGGATGTTCCGGCCATACACGTCCTCGAAAACGTGGCGAGCCTCGTGGAACCTGTCCCGGTACATCCTTGCGTTCTCGTTGAACTCGGGGAGCCACCTCGTACGCTCGACTTCCTTCTCCGCAAGCTCTATCAGTTTCCCGACGTGGCGGAGGTACCGTTCCTGTAGGAGCGGATCCAGGAGCATCGAGGCGAGAGGCGGCGTGATGGACATGGTGATCCGGAATCTGATGCCATCGCGAACCAATCCCTGGAACACTTTGATGAGCGGGATGTACGTCTCGGTGATGGCTTCGAAGAGCCATGTCTCCTCGAGGAAGTCAGGGTGTTCCGGATGCCTGACGTACGGAAGATGCGCGTGAAGGACAAGCGCGAGGTAACCCTTTTCATGAGCCATATCCCGGTCTCATCCCCCTGTCTGCTGCGCGCCTGATGCGTGCTGTGCGTGGTGCGAGCTGTCAGCTCAGACCGTGGGTTGTCTAGCCGAGCGGTTCTACCAGGTGTCGCGAGCAAGTCTCGTGGTAATGCTCCGCTTCATGCTTCCATCTTTGGACACAGCTTCGATGGGAACGACTTGCTGTCCGTCGGGCAGCTGGAACCTGGCGGAGAACGTGCCATCGGGACGGAGTCTCACGGGAACGCCTTGGATCGTAACGGTGGACCCGGGTTCAGTGGCGCCGTGCACGATCACCTCGACGGAGGCGTTCAGCCAGAAAGCCTTTCTTTCCGGGGCCGACACTCCTACTCCCGGGCTGGATATGCCCGCGACGAAACCCGACCCCATCTCGAGCGCCATGTGTTCCAGGCGCGCGGTGATCATTTCGGGAGACGAAGGCAGCCGCCCTGGGTGCGGGTAGTACCGTTCCACCGCTGAGATGGTCATCCACTCTTCGTCTATGATCTCAGACGGGCCCGCGCGAGGTGTGCGAACGACGTTGGATCTGGAAAGGAGCACGAACCGACCACCGGGACCGATGAGGCCTAGCTCGGCACAGTAGGATCTGTTCGGTCGATCCACGTTGATGTACCAGTTGTTGGCGCCGCAGCTGACGTCGATGTCGAACGTGCGGTGGGCGTTGGTTCCGTCGAACTCCACGTCTGTCACGTCGTGCACGCGAAGGGTCTTTCTGGCGACAAGCCACCCATCCGGTCCCAAGGCCGCCGTGACGGTCTCCGACACGTCATGGGCGATTTCCCAGTAAGCGTGGAGCCAGAACGGGTCGCGCACCATCAGGACGAGCCTCGTAGAGCCGTATCCTTGTGGGAGCTCCGGCTCTGTCTGCGTTTGGGCCGTGTACATGGGGTGCGTGGCGGCGTGGGCGATATCCTCGGCGACTTTGAGCTCTTGCGTCTCCACAATGCGAAGCTCTGACACGCTCTCCGGGAGGCGCACCTCCTCGACGCCGCCGAGAACAGCAGACTTCCCGCCCTTCTCCTCGTAAAGGA
Encoded here:
- a CDS encoding glycosyltransferase family 4 protein, whose translation is MRVLMLSWEYPPRIVGGIARHVQDLSRAFARRGVRVDVVTLACDGAEEMEDDSGVKVFRVPFGGPSPPDFVTWVMQMNLSLLERAIPQAAQGADLIHAHDWVTAYAAKTLKHAFRLPLVATIHATEYGRNWGLHNDLQRYISSVEWWLGFEAWRVICCSEYMRGELAWVFQFPADKVRVIPNGVDPSRFEVPEGEDLVSFRSRWAAPDEKIVFFIGRLVHEKGVHVLIEAFAKVLAYYDKAKLVIAGKGPADSYLRHLAQSLGIYHRIYFAGFVDDETRNRLYKCADVAVVPSLYEPFGITALEGMACGVPVVVSDTGGLGEVVTHGITGMKAWVSNPGSLADNILTLLGDDRVRERIREAAGRDVRERFNWDVIAESTEAVYDEVLTAYRSSPWAVAGPRWFAQTAEASRGYSRYGVPENAR
- a CDS encoding DUF4912 domain-containing protein yields the protein MAAIVDETRSSASSDGNVSQSVLYEEKGGKSAVLGGVEEVRLPESVSELRIVETQELKVAEDIAHAATHPMYTAQTQTEPELPQGYGSTRLVLMVRDPFWLHAYWEIAHDVSETVTAALGPDGWLVARKTLRVHDVTDVEFDGTNAHRTFDIDVSCGANNWYINVDRPNRSYCAELGLIGPGGRFVLLSRSNVVRTPRAGPSEIIDEEWMTISAVERYYPHPGRLPSSPEMITARLEHMALEMGSGFVAGISSPGVGVSAPERKAFWLNASVEVIVHGATEPGSTVTIQGVPVRLRPDGTFSARFQLPDGQQVVPIEAVSKDGSMKRSITTRLARDTW
- a CDS encoding DUF1957 domain-containing protein, with the translated sequence MAHEKGYLALVLHAHLPYVRHPEHPDFLEETWLFEAITETYIPLIKVFQGLVRDGIRFRITMSITPPLASMLLDPLLQERYLRHVGKLIELAEKEVERTRWLPEFNENARMYRDRFHEARHVFEDVYGRNILTAFKELEAMGRLEIVTSGATHGYLPLMEVCREAVRGQINVAIDFHERTFGRRPVGFWLPECGYNPGDDRFLKEHGIRYFVTDAHGVLFASPRPRYGVFAPVYCESGVAAFGRDMESSKQVWSAREGYPGDYDYREFYRDIGYDLDYEYIRPYVHPSGARINTGIKYYRITGKTHDKEPYNRQRALEKAAIHAGNFMFNREKQIEYLASVMDRNPIVVAPYDAELFGHWWFEGPEWLDFLIRKIAYDQNTIALITPGDYLDIYKRNQVSTPSLSSWGYKGYNEVWLEGSNDWIYRHLHKAAERMVELARTFPDADGLVRRALNQAARELLLAQSSDWAFIMKTGTMVSYAQRRTKEHVWRFTKLYHDIHGGTIDEPWLAEIECRDNIFPHIDYRVYAGGARAATPIAAASG
- a CDS encoding mannose-1-phosphate guanyltransferase; this encodes MKAVVMAGGKGTRLRPLTCDKPKPMVPVVGRPILEHIVRLLRRHGFTDIYATLHYMPEVIQDYFGTGESFGVTMRYSVEETPLGTAGSVKACEEHLDSTFLVISGDALTDFDLAQALDFHKSKGAIATIVLARVPTPLEYGVVITDDDGRIARFLEKPSWSEVFSDTVNTGIYVLEPEVLGFVDFGREFDFSKNLFPLILRRRLPLFGYIASGYWSDIGTIEQYRQTHYDILEGRAKVDMPGEEVERGVYIGEGAEIHPNARLIPPVVIGDRCRVKRNAEVGDGTVIGEQNLLNEGASVKRSIIWNNSYVGKETELRGAIVCSRASIKTKTAIFEGSVVGADCSIGERSVIKPGVKIWPNKIIDAGTTITTSLVWGAKWSRRLFGSYGVSGLLNVELTPEFAAKLGAAYGACLGEKRAIVVSSDAYKPSRMLKRAITAGLLSSGTNVYDIGRMTTPVTRHAVAALGVAGGLHVRLSPYDPNIGLVEFLDERGLNVDRSMERKIENAFFSEDFRRVDAEDIGEVAFLTRVVEQYLDGLLKAVSVATVRARRFKVIVDFDPGNLSLLLPTLLDALGCEVLALNPNDGGTAKPRNHYEMLDSLSLLSKAVVANRADLGIAVDANAERLLLVDEQGNGVSEEMFCALMSLLILKSKEGATVAVPVTAPKIIEEMARNYRGRVIRTRTNPRSVMERVIEEKILIGERELPGFHPAFDALLSLAKILEVMATENARLSSLLSLVPRFYMSKRTVECPWEDKGKVMRMLIEQVRNEKVELIDGIKVYHDTGWALVLPDSEEPLFHVYSEASTPADAETLREMYMAKIDEIRAT